Part of the Paracoccus sp. S3-43 genome, CAGCCCGAAGCCCAGCAGGATCTGGGGAATGTCCATTCGCGCCGGATCCAGCGGCCAGGCGGGCCAGTCCGCGAAGGGCAGCAGGTGCAGCGCGGCCGCCAGCCACAGGGCGGCGGCAAGAGCGGCGGCGGGGATCAGCCGCGCGGTCATGCGATGGTCCCCGGCCCGGCCTCGAAAGCCTGGGCCAGCAGGGTGGCGAACCGCAGCGCGGCGGGGACGGCGCCGAAGGCGTTGGTGTCGGCCAGCAGCCAGGTCCGCCCCCGCGCGACCGGGGGCAGGGCGCGCCACAGGACGCTGCGCGACAGGGCGCGTCCTGCGGCGGCGGGCAGGGTGCCGATATTGACCAGCCGGGCCTCGGGCATCCGGGCCAACCGCTCGATCGGGACGGGCGCCATGAAGCTGAAGGCGGTGTCCCCCGCCCAGGCGTTTCGCAGGCCCAGCCGATCCAGCGTGCTGCCGAACAGGCTGTCGAAGCCGAAGACCCGCATGTGCCGGCCGTCGCCGATATTGATCAGCGCCACCGGCCGGTCGCGGAACGGCGCCAGCCGCCGGGCCAGCCCATCCAAGGCGGCATGGGTCGCGGCCAGGGTGCGCGCGCCCGCCCTTGGGTCGCCGATGACATCCGCAAGCGCCGTCAGCGCGGCAAGCGCCCGGGGCAAGGGCGGCTCGCCCGGCGTGAAGAAGGGCAGCGACAGGACCGGGGCGATGGTCCGCAGCCGGTCCTCGTAGCGGGTGTAATAGGGCGAGGACAGGATCAGATCCGGCCGGGTCAGTTGCAACAGTTCGAAATTCGGAGCGCCGCGCAGGCCCAGGTCGATGACGTGATCGGGGATCGCGGGTGTGATCACATCCTGGCGGAACCGCACCAGTTCGGCGGCGGCGACGGGCATGTGGCCGATGGCCGCGGCGGTTTCCAGCATCGCCCAGTCGATGGCGGCCAGACGCGGGCGCAAACCCTGCGCCCGTAACGGAAAACCCGCCGCCAGGAAAGCCCCGGCGGCGGACAGGATCGCACGGCGCGAGGGCATGATGCCCCCGCCGATCACCATGTGTAGGCGATTTCTGCGGTCACGGTGCGACCTTCGCCATAGGCGCAATAGGAAAAGCCGCAGGTTCCCAGGTAAACCTCATCGGTGAGGTTCGAGATATTCAGCTTGGCCCGGTAATTGTCGCGGCTGTAGCTGGCGCCCAGATCGACCAGCGTCACATCATCCAGCTTGGCGGGCAGACCGGCGGCCGCCGGCTCGTTCGATTGGCTATAATAGCGCGAGCCGATGTAGCGGATGCCGCCGCCAACCCGGAAGCCGTTCCCAAAGTCGCGATCCAGCCAGACGCTGGCGAGATGACGAGGAGCGTTTGGCATTTCCTTGCCGTCATTCACGGCGTCGCGAGGATCGCTCTGCTCGGTGCTGTTGTAGGCATAGCTTGCGCGGATGTCCCAGCCAGCCGCAATCTCTGCCGTCGCCTCCAGTTCCAGGCCTCGCGACTTCACCTTGCCGACCTGATACCACCTGTTGTCGGCCGCATCGCGATAGGTCACGTTCTGGTTTTCCAGATCATAGATCGTGGCCGTGATGAGACCGTCGAAGCTTTGCGGCCGATACTTGACGCCAGCTTCCCACTGCTTGCCCTCGGTGGGTTTCAACGGGGTTCCGTCGTTCTGGGTGCTGGTGACCGGGTCGAAGGAGGTCGAGTAGCTGACATAGGGCATCATGCCATTGTCAAAGAGATACGAGACCCCCGCGCGGCCGGTGACTTTGTTATCCTTGTAGACGGTGTCATCGCTATAGGCACCCGTCTGCTCGACCCAGTCGTAACGCAGACCAAGGGTGCCGCGCCACTTGCCATAGATCAGCTCGTCCTGGGCATAGAGACCTGCCTGACGATAAAGCGTGGGGCCTTCCGAGACATACCAAGGCGTGCGGACAGTATCGGTATGGTAATCGGGGTTATCAAGATCCAGCGGATCGGCATTCAGCCATTCGCTGCGCTGATCGGCCTCGTAGCGGCGAATATCGGCACCGAACAGCAGTTGGTGGGTAACCTGACCGGTGATCATCTGGCCCGACAGGCGGGTATCAAGGCTGATCGTATTGCTGCTTTCGCGCTGCCGGCTGGAACCGCGACCCATGATAGTGTCGGTGTCGCTGTCGCTTGGATAGGTGCCACGGTAATCCCAATCCAACTTCTCGTAACGCAAGCCCTGGCTAAGGGTCCAGCCACTCTCCATCTCGTGGCTGACCTCGACGCCGACGCTGTACATGGTCCGGTCGCTTTCGTCCCAATCCTTCTGGCCGGTGTAAAGATCGCGGAGGTATTCACCGTCGCCGGTCAGAGCCACCGTAGGGGCAACGCCAGCGGGCGAAATCGGCGCATCCTTGGTATAATTCGCCAGGACGTCGATGGTCGTCGCCGCATCCGGGGTCCAGCGCGCCGCACCGGCAAGATAGCCGCCCTTGTTGGTCAAATCCTCGATCTGGGTGCTGTCGTCGCGACCGATGCCGGTCATGCGGAAGGCAAGCGTGTCGTCCGCCGAACGGTTCACGTCGAAGAAAAGTTTCGAGCTTTCATTGCTGTCATAGCCAAGCCCCACTTCTCCGAAATTGCCGGATTGCGCGCGCTTCTGCACCATGTTGATGATGCCCATCGGCGAACCTGCGCCATAGAGCGACGAGGACGGGCCGCGCAGGATCTCGATCTGTTGCAGGCCGTAAATCTCCTGGCTAACGGCGCCGAAGAAGCGGCCTTGGCGCAGGCCGTTGACATATTGCGACTGTCGGGCGCTGAAGCCACGGACGATCGGCTCGTCGAAACGCGGGTCGTGGCCGTAAGGTTCGGCCAGGACGCCCGCCGTATAGCCCAGGGCCTCGCCCAGGTTCTCGGCACCCTGTTCGGTGATCTGGTCGTTCGTCACCACCGTGACGGACTGCTGGGCTTCCGAGATCGGCGTGGCCGACTTGGTGGTCTGCGCGCCGTTCGCGAAATAGCCCGCCACATCGTCGACGGTCAGGGTGATGTCGCCCAGGACGAACACCGAATCGTCTGCGGCCGAGGCTGCGGGCGCGGGGTCTTGGGCCAGGGCCGGATGGGCCAGCGCAAGGGCGCTGACGCTGGCGAGGATCAGGGAACGCGGGGTCATGAGGGCCTGCCGGGACGAGGGGATATGTTTTCCCATCGTTTGCGCCACCAGCGGCAGCGCGTCAAATCAAACCCGACAGAAAAGCTGCGTTATTAACCTTTGCTGTGACATTTTCACGTCACGCCGTCTTGCGCAGTGCCCGTGGGCGCGGACCGCCGGTCGCCCAGTCCAGCAGTTCCGCGGTATGGACCACCGGCACGCCGGTCCCCGAGCCGATCTGCATCATGCAGCCGATATTGCCCGCGCTGATCACCTGCGGCTGCGTCGCCTCCAGCGTGGCGACCTTGCGGGATTTCAGCTCCGCACTGATCGCGGGCTGCATCAGGTTGTAGGTGCCCGCCGAGCCGCAGCACAGATGGCTGTCCTTCGGCTCCAGCACGGTGAAGCCCGCCTGGGCCAGCAGCTCCTTGGGCGTGGCCTTGATCTGCTGGCCGTGTTGCAGCGAACAGGCGGCGTGATAGCCGACGCGCAGCGGTGGGGCATGGGTGGCGTCCGACAGGCCCAGATCGGCCATCAGTTCGGTGATGTCCCTGGCCAGGGCGGCGACGCGGGCGGCATCGGCCTCCAGCGGGTCGCCCGCGAACATATGGCCGTAATCCTTGACCGTGGTGCCGCAGCCCGAGGTGTTGATGACCAAGGCGTCCAGCCCCGCGCCGTCGATTTCCGCCGCAAGCGCGCGGATATTGGCGGCGGCGAAGGCGTGGCTTTCGCCCGTGCGGCCCATGTGATGGGTCAGCGCGCCGCAGCAGCCCATGCCGCGCGGGATCACAACCTCTGCGCCGTGGCGGCGCAGCAGCCGGATGGTGGCGTCGTTGATGTCAGAGTTCAGCGCCCGCTGCGCGCAGCCCGTCAGCAGCGCCACCCGCTTGCGGCGCGGGCCTTGCGCGGCGAAGACCTGCGGGCGGTCGTTGCGGCTGGGGGGCGGGATGTCCCTGGGCGCCATGTCCAGCATCGCGCGCAGCCGCGCGTCGGGCATCAGGCGGCGGAACGGGCGGCCCAGTTTCGCGCCCCGCAGCGCCAGCCGGGCGCGGCCCGGATAGGGCAGGATCTTCGCCAGCAGCCAGCGCAGCAGCCGATCAGACAGCGGGCGGCGGTAATTCGCCTCGATATAGTCGCGCGCGTGATCGACCAGGTGCATGTAATGCACGCCCGAGGGGCAGGTGGTCATGCAGGACAGGCAGGACAGGCAGCGGTCGATATGCTGGACCGTTTTCGCATCCGGTTGCCGGGCGTTTTCCAGCATGTCCTTGATCAGATAGATCCGGCCGCGCGGGCTGTCCAGCTCGTCCCCGAGCACCGTGTAGGTCGGGCAGGTCGCGGTGCAGAAGCCGCAATGGACGCAGCTGCGCAGGATCTCGTTGCTGCGGGCGGTCAGCGGGTCGGAAAGCTGTTCGGCGGTGAAATTGGTCTGCATGTCAGGCGCCCATCAGGCCGGGGTTGAGGATGCCCGCCGGGTCGAAGGCCCGCCGCAGCCCGTCCTGCAACCGCGCGACCGCGCCGGTCTGCGGCGGAAAGGCCGGGCCGGTGGCCGTGTCGCGGCGGATCAGCGTGGCATGGGCGGCCAGCGCGCGCGGATTGCCGGGGCCGCGATACCAGATCAGCCCGCCGCCCCAGTCCAGCGAGCAATCGCCGCCCATCGCCCGCAGGCCCGCGCAGAAACCCGGCGCATCGGTCGGTTTGCAGAGGATCCGCCACAGCGGCCCGCCATCCGCGAAATGCGCCACGTCGCGGATCGCGTCCCAGGGTGCGTCGTCCAGCACTTCGGGGCGCCAGTCGGCCAGCAGCGCCAGCAGCCGGTCGCGGCGATAGGCAAGCTGACGCTCCAACCCCTCCATCCGCAGATAGGCCGTGCCGCCGACAAGGGCCGCGCCCGAGACCTCGAAGGGGGTGGACAGCGCAATGGTAAAAATGCGCAGCGCGGTGGCCTCGCCCGTGCCGGGAAAGGCCAGCGTGCAGCGGGCGGGCAGCAGCGGCAGGGTCTTCAGGACGACCTCGGTCAGCACCGCGAGGGTGCCATGCGACCCGGCCAGCAGTTTCGACAGATCCAGCCCGGTGACGTTCTTCATCACCCGCCCGCCGGTCTTCAGCACGCGGCCCCGCCCATCGACAAAGCGCACCCCCAGCAGGTGATCGCGGCAGGCCCCGGCCAGCACCCGGCGCGGGCCGCTGGCATTGGCCGCGACCATGCCGCCCAGCGTCGGCGTACCGTTGCCGCCCAGGACGCCGCGCAGATCCGGCGGCTCGAAGGCCAGCGCCTGGCCCTCGGCCT contains:
- a CDS encoding iron-siderophore ABC transporter substrate-binding protein, which codes for MIGGGIMPSRRAILSAAGAFLAAGFPLRAQGLRPRLAAIDWAMLETAAAIGHMPVAAAELVRFRQDVITPAIPDHVIDLGLRGAPNFELLQLTRPDLILSSPYYTRYEDRLRTIAPVLSLPFFTPGEPPLPRALAALTALADVIGDPRAGARTLAATHAALDGLARRLAPFRDRPVALINIGDGRHMRVFGFDSLFGSTLDRLGLRNAWAGDTAFSFMAPVPIERLARMPEARLVNIGTLPAAAGRALSRSVLWRALPPVARGRTWLLADTNAFGAVPAALRFATLLAQAFEAGPGTIA
- a CDS encoding FAD-binding protein codes for the protein MTVALDLAPTTEAELAEIVADCHARSSPLRIAGGGTRVENRTPGEPLSLSRLSGVVTYSPGEMTLIARPGTPLPEIQAMLEAEGQALAFEPPDLRGVLGGNGTPTLGGMVAANASGPRRVLAGACRDHLLGVRFVDGRGRVLKTGGRVMKNVTGLDLSKLLAGSHGTLAVLTEVVLKTLPLLPARCTLAFPGTGEATALRIFTIALSTPFEVSGAALVGGTAYLRMEGLERQLAYRRDRLLALLADWRPEVLDDAPWDAIRDVAHFADGGPLWRILCKPTDAPGFCAGLRAMGGDCSLDWGGGLIWYRGPGNPRALAAHATLIRRDTATGPAFPPQTGAVARLQDGLRRAFDPAGILNPGLMGA
- the glcF gene encoding glycolate oxidase subunit GlcF, which encodes MQTNFTAEQLSDPLTARSNEILRSCVHCGFCTATCPTYTVLGDELDSPRGRIYLIKDMLENARQPDAKTVQHIDRCLSCLSCMTTCPSGVHYMHLVDHARDYIEANYRRPLSDRLLRWLLAKILPYPGRARLALRGAKLGRPFRRLMPDARLRAMLDMAPRDIPPPSRNDRPQVFAAQGPRRKRVALLTGCAQRALNSDINDATIRLLRRHGAEVVIPRGMGCCGALTHHMGRTGESHAFAAANIRALAAEIDGAGLDALVINTSGCGTTVKDYGHMFAGDPLEADAARVAALARDITELMADLGLSDATHAPPLRVGYHAACSLQHGQQIKATPKELLAQAGFTVLEPKDSHLCCGSAGTYNLMQPAISAELKSRKVATLEATQPQVISAGNIGCMMQIGSGTGVPVVHTAELLDWATGGPRPRALRKTA
- a CDS encoding TonB-dependent siderophore receptor, translated to MTPRSLILASVSALALAHPALAQDPAPAASAADDSVFVLGDITLTVDDVAGYFANGAQTTKSATPISEAQQSVTVVTNDQITEQGAENLGEALGYTAGVLAEPYGHDPRFDEPIVRGFSARQSQYVNGLRQGRFFGAVSQEIYGLQQIEILRGPSSSLYGAGSPMGIINMVQKRAQSGNFGEVGLGYDSNESSKLFFDVNRSADDTLAFRMTGIGRDDSTQIEDLTNKGGYLAGAARWTPDAATTIDVLANYTKDAPISPAGVAPTVALTGDGEYLRDLYTGQKDWDESDRTMYSVGVEVSHEMESGWTLSQGLRYEKLDWDYRGTYPSDSDTDTIMGRGSSRQRESSNTISLDTRLSGQMITGQVTHQLLFGADIRRYEADQRSEWLNADPLDLDNPDYHTDTVRTPWYVSEGPTLYRQAGLYAQDELIYGKWRGTLGLRYDWVEQTGAYSDDTVYKDNKVTGRAGVSYLFDNGMMPYVSYSTSFDPVTSTQNDGTPLKPTEGKQWEAGVKYRPQSFDGLITATIYDLENQNVTYRDAADNRWYQVGKVKSRGLELEATAEIAAGWDIRASYAYNSTEQSDPRDAVNDGKEMPNAPRHLASVWLDRDFGNGFRVGGGIRYIGSRYYSQSNEPAAAGLPAKLDDVTLVDLGASYSRDNYRAKLNISNLTDEVYLGTCGFSYCAYGEGRTVTAEIAYTW